A portion of the Sebastes fasciatus isolate fSebFas1 chromosome 2, fSebFas1.pri, whole genome shotgun sequence genome contains these proteins:
- the LOC141781858 gene encoding uncharacterized protein LOC141781858, whose protein sequence is MASPTVILLHLLLMVSAASAGYSNYYRFFGGSLTFTPKGQNSDGTYMVELRNKQTTSRCNVNPYSCFYGHCGTPTQATNTIVSRNSYRAAWCQYQTVTKIKLNGNLPFGIRYPTRINRRNGQGFWASTYRSNTPWRMMAHVDLGTRSDTGESNRSPITTMQPFLRVTRNCPRSFNLTVFDPEGDRVRCRIPTSSNTFECGQCNSVGGFSLDQNSCSLKYKYNNRNGYHPIELVVEDFPNKPIKLSYSDGSYTVKRPFSVRHKRQAPAAPTTTTTVVPTTTTTAAPTTTTTAAPTTTTTTAAPTTTTTAAPTTTTTAAPTTTTTAAPTTSTTAAPTTTTTAAPTTTTTAAPTTTTTAAPTTTTIAAPTTTTTTAAPTTTTTVAPTTTTTAAPTTTTTAAPTTTTTAAPTTTTTAAPITTTIAAPTTTTTTAAPTTTTTVAPTTTTTAAPTTTTTPAPTTTTTAAPTTTTTSPYRSTIAPLSKLPLQFAVHVDSYDAPSCLDGDYFPTFLSPTPNNGVNLPAFVNRTLKIKVRSRAQYTTIVGLVVTGPKGISKHQISTEEYVIKWTPTENELNDHFPICFVSEARDRYYRVFQSELRCVIADVGHYETTVTCNETTMTVEVEKTHLIRRNKDILHLNDFRDASCSLKTHSNNTHLVAVMSLNECGTIVEEDADHIIFKNEISSADPNQVISRHHDVEIVFSCVYPKHTNLTLGFTHKNPYAFKEKGFGTFSFQFEFFESQRFRRQIDASTYPVDVDLKQKMFMQIKATTSIPNTELFVESCRATPYDDPNSRVSYTIIEHGCVRDKTVQIYNSSKSQFRFGMEAFEFIGAHEQVYITCSVLLCETGVHGTRCSQGCIESHTGIRRGKREASAESSRHSISQGPLHLVKTSDSRASGPSLTLGLNLVFIVSVLLVCGVVIYRSRRSKAIKYQVLPTSETN, encoded by the exons ATGGCTTCTCCCACAGTGATtctgctgcatctgctgcttATGGTCTCAGCTGCATCTGCAGGGTATTCAAACTATTACAGGTTCTTCGGCGGATCACTGACCTTCACCCCTAAAGGACAGAATTCAGACGGGACTTATATG GTGGAACTTCGCAACAAGCAAACTACATCCCGCTGCAATGTGAATCCCTACTCGTGTTTCTATGGTCACTGCGGGACCCCGACCCAGGCGACCAACACAATTGTTTCCAGGAATTCCTATCGTGCCGCTTGGTGCCAATACCAGACggtgacaaaaataaaactcaacGGCAACCTACCCTTTGGTATTAG ATACCCCACTCGAATCAATAGAAGAAATGGTCAAGGCTTCTGGGCATCAACCTACCGCTCAAATACTCCCTGGAGAATGATGGCACATGTGGACCTGGGAACCCGATCTGATACTGGTGAATCCAACAGATCTCCCATCACTACCATGCAGCCTTTTCTCAG AGTAACCAGGAACTGCCCACGATCATTCAACTTGACCGTGTTTGACCCTGAGGGTGACCGTGTCAGATGCAGAATACCAACAAGCTCAAATACATTTGAGTGTGGACAGTGCAATTCGGTCGGAGGTTTCTCTTTGGATCAG AATTCCTGCTCCCTAAAGTATAAATACAATAATCGCAATGGATACCATCCGATTGAGCTTGTGGTGGAGGACTTTCCCAACAAACCTATTAAGCTGTCCTACTCTGATGGATCCTACACAGTAAAGCGCCCCTTTTCAGTGAGGCATAAACGTCAGGCCCCCGCTGCACCAACCACTACAACCACCGTTGTACCAACCACtacaaccacagctgcaccaACCACGACAACCACCGCTGCACCAACCACTACAACCACCACCGCTGCACCAACCACAACAACCACCGCTGCACCAACCACAACAACCACCGCTGCACCAACCACTACAACCACCGCTGCACCAACCACTTCAACCACCGCTGCACCAACCACTACAACCACCGCTGCACCAACCACTACAACCACCGCTGCACCAACCACtacaaccacagctgcaccaACCACGACAACCATCGCTGCACCAACCACTACAACCACCACCGCTGCACCAACCACAACAACCACCGTTGCACCAACCACAACAACCACTGCTGCACCAACCACTACAACCACCGCTGCACCAACCACTACAACCACCGCTGCACCAACCACtacaaccacagctgcaccaATCACGACAACCATCGCTGCACCAACCACTACAACCACCACCGCTGCACCAACCACAACAACCACCGTTGCACCAACCACAACAACCACCGCTGCACCAACCACAACAACCACCCCTGCACCAACCACAACAACCACCGCTGCACCAACCACTACAACCACATCGCCTTACCGAAGCACAATTGCTCCTTTAAGCAAGCTTCCTCTGCAGTTTGCTGTTCATG TGGACTCATACGATGCTCCTTCATGCCTTGATGGAGATTACTTTCCCACTTTCTTGTCACCAACTCCGAATAATGGAGTGAATCTGCCTGCCTTTGTCAACCGCACCCTCAAAATCAAAGTCAGATCCAGAGCACAATACACCAC GATTGTTGGCCTGGTTGTCACTGGACCAAAGGGCATTTCAAAGCATCAAATCTCCACAGAAGAATATGTCATAAAATGGACaccaacagaaaatgaattgaatgatcATTTTCCTATTTGCTTTGTTTCGGAAGCAAGAGACAG ATACTATCGAGTCTTTCAGTCAGAGCTACGCTGCGTGATCGCTGATGTTGGACACTATG AGACCACTGTGACATGCAATGAAACAACAATGACGGTGGAAGTGGAGAAGACCCACCTCATCAGACGCAACAAGGACATCTTGCATCTGAACGACTTCAGGGATGCTTCCTGCAGCCTGAAAACACACTCCAACAATACCCACCTGGTGGCTGTCATGTCACTGAACGAGTGCGGAACTATCGTAGAG GAGGATGCAGACCATATCATCTTCAAGAATGAGATCTCATCCGCTGACCCGAATCAAGTAATTTCCAGGCATCATGATGTCGAGATCGTCTTTTCCTGCGTCTATCCAAAGCATACCAACCTGACGCTGGGATTCACGCACAAGAACCCGTACGCCTTCAAAGAGAAGGGCTTCGGCACTTTCAGCTTCCAGTTTGAATTCTTCGAGAGCCAGCGGTTCAGAAGACAAATTGATGCCAGCACTTACCCAGTGGACGTGGACCTCAAACAGAAGATGTTCATGCAGATCAAGGCGACCACATCCATCCCCAACACAGAGCTGTTTGTGGAGTCCTGCAGGGCGACTCCGTATGACGACCCCAACTCTCGCGTCAGCTACACCATCATTGAACATGG GTGTGTGAGGGACAAGACGGTGCAAATCTACAACAGCTCCAAGTCTCAATTCAGATTTGGAATGGAGGCTTTTGAGTTCATCGGTGCTCATGAACAG GTGTACATCACTTGCTCGGTCCTGCTGTGTGAGACTGGCGTTCACGGGACCAGATGCTCTCAGGGATGCATCGAATCCCACACAGGGATCCGTCGCGGCAAAAGGGAAGCTTCGGCCGAGTCTTCTAGACACTCCATTTCCCAGGGACCTTTGCATCTGGTTAAAACTTCTGACAGCCGAG cGTCTGGCCCGAGCCTGACTCTGGGCTTGAACCTCGTCTTCATTGTTAGCGTCCTCCTGGTATGCGGAGTGGTGATCTACCGATCGAGGAGGTCCAAAGCTATTAAATACCAAGTCCTGCCAACCTCGGAGACAAACTGA